One stretch of Manis pentadactyla isolate mManPen7 chromosome 10, mManPen7.hap1, whole genome shotgun sequence DNA includes these proteins:
- the CD19 gene encoding B-lymphocyte antigen CD19 isoform X4: MGAPGNLATMPPPLLFFFLLFLTPVGVRPQKPLLVKVKEGDAAVLLCPNVTREVLALSQNKLEAFTKLDRELPDLGIQLLILNVTDQMGGFYLCELGPPSEQAWQSGWTVSVEGSGELFRWNASDLGEPDCGLGNRPSSGRPLSSQLYVWGRDHPEIWETDPACPPPRGHKEDLTVAPGSTLWLPCTVPPASVARGPISWTHVHPKRSNISLLGLNLREDAPVREMWVLGTLRGGAVLLLPQATAHDAGTYHCYHGNTTIKMRLKVTAQSVKYWLLKNGGWKVPVVPLVYLIFCLSSVVGFLHLRRALILRRKRKRMVDPTRRFFKVTPAPGSGAQNQYGNVLSLSTPTAGTGRALRWAAGLGAAVPSYGNPRSNVPEARAEGSRSPTAAGPEEDEGEAYEEPDSEEGSEFYENDSKLGQDQLSLDGSGYENPEDEALGPEDEDSFSNAESYENEDEELAQPVTRTRDFLSPQGSAWDPSREATSLGSQSYEDMRGILYAAPQLRSLRGQPGPSHEEDADSYENMDNPDGPEPAWGGGGHMETWSPR; the protein is encoded by the exons ATGGGTGCCCCAGGGAATCTGGCCACCATGccacctcctctcctcttcttcttcctcctcttccttacCCCTGTGGGGGTCAGGCCCCAGAAACCGCTGCTGGTGAAGGTTAAAG AAGGTGACGCTGCAGTGCTGCTGTGCCCCAATGTTACCCGTGAAGTGCTGGCCTTGTCTCAGAACAAGTTGGAAGCCTTCACAAAGCTGGACCGAGAGCTACCAGACCTGGGCATCCAGCTGCTCATCTTGAATGTCACTGACCAGATGGGGGGCTTCTACCTGTGCGAGCTGGGGCCCCCTTCTGAGCAGGCCTGGCAGTCTGGCTGGACAGTCAGCGTGGAGGGCAGTG GGGAGCTGTTCCGGTGGAATGCTTCAGACCTAGGTGAGCCAGACTGTGGCCTGGGAAACAGGCCCTCTTCTGGTCGGCCCCTAAGCTCTCAGCTGTATGTGTGGGGCAGAGACCATCCTGAGATCTGGGAGACAGACCCTGCATGTCCTCCACCTAGGGGCCACAAGGAAG ACCTCACCGTGGCCCCTGGCTCTACACTCTGGCTGCCCTGTACGGTACCCCCTGCCTCCGTGGCCAGAGGCCCCATCTCCTGGACCCATGTGCACCCCAAGAGGTCTAACATCTCATTGCTGGGCCTAAACCTGAGGGAGGATGCCCCAGTCAGAGAGATGTGGGTCCTGGGCACCCTCAGGGGAGGGGCTGTTCTGTTGCTGCCCCAGGCCACAGCTCATGATGCTGGAACCTATCATTGTTACCATGGCAACACAACCATCAAGATGCGGCTGAAGGTCACTGCCCAGTCAG TAAAGTATTGGCTCCTTAAGAACGGTGGCTGGAAAGTCCCTGTTGTGCCTTTAGTTTATCTGATCTTCTGCCTGAGTTCCGTGGTGGGCTTTCTTCATCTTCGAAGAG CCTTGATcctgaggaggaaaagaaagcgAATGGTTGATCCCACCAGAAG GTTCTTCAAAGTGACACCTGCCCCGGGAAGCGGCGCCCAGAACCAGTACGGCAACGTGCTCTCCCTTTCCACGCCCACCGCTGGCACGG GACGCGCCCTGCGGTGGGCTGCTGGCCTGGGGGCAGCTGTCCCGTCCTACGGAAACCCGCGCAGCAACGTCCCGGAGGCCAGAGCGGAGGGGTCCCGGAGCCCAACGGCAGCAG GCCCAGAAGAAGATGAAGGGGAGGCCTATGAGGAGCCAGACAGTGAGGAGGGCTCTGAATTCTACGAGAACGACTCCAAACTTGGACAGGACCAATTGTCTCTGG ATGGCAGTGGCTATGAGAACCCTGAGGATGAAGCCTTGGGTCCTGAGGATGAAGACTCCTTCTCCAACG CTGAGTCTTATGAGAATGAGGATGAAGAGCTGGCCCAGCCAGTCACCAGGACAAGAG actTCCTGAGCCCTCAGGGATCAGCCTGGGACCCCAGCAGGGAAGCAACCTCCCTTG GGTCCCAGTCCTATGAGGATATGAGAGGGATCCTGTATGCAGCCCCCCAGCTCCGCTCCCTTCGGGGCCAGCCTGGTCCCAGTCACGAAGAAG ATGCAGACTCTTATGAGAACATGGATAATCCTGATGGGCCAGAACCAGCATGGGGAGGAGGGGGCCACATGGAGACCTGGAGCCCTAGGTGA
- the CD19 gene encoding B-lymphocyte antigen CD19 isoform X3 yields the protein MGAPGNLATMPPPLLFFFLLFLTPVGVRPQKPLLVKVKEGDAAVLLCPNVTREVLALSQNKLEAFTKLDRELPDLGIQLLILNVTDQMGGFYLCELGPPSEQAWQSGWTVSVEGSGELFRWNASDLGEPDCGLGNRPSSGRPLSSQLYVWGRDHPEIWETDPACPPPRGHKEDLTVAPGSTLWLPCTVPPASVARGPISWTHVHPKRSNISLLGLNLREDAPVREMWVLGTLRGGAVLLLPQATAHDAGTYHCYHGNTTIKMRLKVTAQSAVKYWLLKNGGWKVPVVPLVYLIFCLSSVVGFLHLRRALILRRKRKRMVDPTRRFFKVTPAPGSGAQNQYGNVLSLSTPTAGTGRALRWAAGLGAAVPSYGNPRSNVPEARAEGSRSPTAAGPEEDEGEAYEEPDSEEGSEFYENDSKLGQDQLSLDGSGYENPEDEALGPEDEDSFSNAESYENEDEELAQPVTRTRDFLSPQGSAWDPSREATSLGSQSYEDMRGILYAAPQLRSLRGQPGPSHEEDADSYENMDNPDGPEPAWGGGGHMETWSPR from the exons ATGGGTGCCCCAGGGAATCTGGCCACCATGccacctcctctcctcttcttcttcctcctcttccttacCCCTGTGGGGGTCAGGCCCCAGAAACCGCTGCTGGTGAAGGTTAAAG AAGGTGACGCTGCAGTGCTGCTGTGCCCCAATGTTACCCGTGAAGTGCTGGCCTTGTCTCAGAACAAGTTGGAAGCCTTCACAAAGCTGGACCGAGAGCTACCAGACCTGGGCATCCAGCTGCTCATCTTGAATGTCACTGACCAGATGGGGGGCTTCTACCTGTGCGAGCTGGGGCCCCCTTCTGAGCAGGCCTGGCAGTCTGGCTGGACAGTCAGCGTGGAGGGCAGTG GGGAGCTGTTCCGGTGGAATGCTTCAGACCTAGGTGAGCCAGACTGTGGCCTGGGAAACAGGCCCTCTTCTGGTCGGCCCCTAAGCTCTCAGCTGTATGTGTGGGGCAGAGACCATCCTGAGATCTGGGAGACAGACCCTGCATGTCCTCCACCTAGGGGCCACAAGGAAG ACCTCACCGTGGCCCCTGGCTCTACACTCTGGCTGCCCTGTACGGTACCCCCTGCCTCCGTGGCCAGAGGCCCCATCTCCTGGACCCATGTGCACCCCAAGAGGTCTAACATCTCATTGCTGGGCCTAAACCTGAGGGAGGATGCCCCAGTCAGAGAGATGTGGGTCCTGGGCACCCTCAGGGGAGGGGCTGTTCTGTTGCTGCCCCAGGCCACAGCTCATGATGCTGGAACCTATCATTGTTACCATGGCAACACAACCATCAAGATGCGGCTGAAGGTCACTGCCCAGTCAG CAGTAAAGTATTGGCTCCTTAAGAACGGTGGCTGGAAAGTCCCTGTTGTGCCTTTAGTTTATCTGATCTTCTGCCTGAGTTCCGTGGTGGGCTTTCTTCATCTTCGAAGAG CCTTGATcctgaggaggaaaagaaagcgAATGGTTGATCCCACCAGAAG GTTCTTCAAAGTGACACCTGCCCCGGGAAGCGGCGCCCAGAACCAGTACGGCAACGTGCTCTCCCTTTCCACGCCCACCGCTGGCACGG GACGCGCCCTGCGGTGGGCTGCTGGCCTGGGGGCAGCTGTCCCGTCCTACGGAAACCCGCGCAGCAACGTCCCGGAGGCCAGAGCGGAGGGGTCCCGGAGCCCAACGGCAGCAG GCCCAGAAGAAGATGAAGGGGAGGCCTATGAGGAGCCAGACAGTGAGGAGGGCTCTGAATTCTACGAGAACGACTCCAAACTTGGACAGGACCAATTGTCTCTGG ATGGCAGTGGCTATGAGAACCCTGAGGATGAAGCCTTGGGTCCTGAGGATGAAGACTCCTTCTCCAACG CTGAGTCTTATGAGAATGAGGATGAAGAGCTGGCCCAGCCAGTCACCAGGACAAGAG actTCCTGAGCCCTCAGGGATCAGCCTGGGACCCCAGCAGGGAAGCAACCTCCCTTG GGTCCCAGTCCTATGAGGATATGAGAGGGATCCTGTATGCAGCCCCCCAGCTCCGCTCCCTTCGGGGCCAGCCTGGTCCCAGTCACGAAGAAG ATGCAGACTCTTATGAGAACATGGATAATCCTGATGGGCCAGAACCAGCATGGGGAGGAGGGGGCCACATGGAGACCTGGAGCCCTAGGTGA
- the CD19 gene encoding B-lymphocyte antigen CD19 isoform X1 produces the protein MGAPGNLATMPPPLLFFFLLFLTPVGVRPQKPLLVKVKEGDAAVLLCPNVTREVLALSQNKLEAFTKLDRELPDLGIQLLILNVTDQMGGFYLCELGPPSEQAWQSGWTVSVEGSGELFRWNASDLGEPDCGLGNRPSSGRPLSSQLYVWGRDHPEIWETDPACPPPRGHKEDLTVAPGSTLWLPCTVPPASVARGPISWTHVHPKRSNISLLGLNLREDAPVREMWVLGTLRGGAVLLLPQATAHDAGTYHCYHGNTTIKMRLKVTAQSAVKYWLLKNGGWKVPVVPLVYLIFCLSSVVGFLHLRRALILRRKRKRMVDPTRRFFKVTPAPGSGAQNQYGNVLSLSTPTAGTGRALRWAAGLGAAVPSYGNPRSNVPEARAEGSRSPTAAGPEEDEGEAYEEPDSEEGSEFYENDSKLGQDQLSLDGSGYENPEDEALGPEDEDSFSNAAESYENEDEELAQPVTRTRDFLSPQGSAWDPSREATSLGSQSYEDMRGILYAAPQLRSLRGQPGPSHEEDADSYENMDNPDGPEPAWGGGGHMETWSPR, from the exons ATGGGTGCCCCAGGGAATCTGGCCACCATGccacctcctctcctcttcttcttcctcctcttccttacCCCTGTGGGGGTCAGGCCCCAGAAACCGCTGCTGGTGAAGGTTAAAG AAGGTGACGCTGCAGTGCTGCTGTGCCCCAATGTTACCCGTGAAGTGCTGGCCTTGTCTCAGAACAAGTTGGAAGCCTTCACAAAGCTGGACCGAGAGCTACCAGACCTGGGCATCCAGCTGCTCATCTTGAATGTCACTGACCAGATGGGGGGCTTCTACCTGTGCGAGCTGGGGCCCCCTTCTGAGCAGGCCTGGCAGTCTGGCTGGACAGTCAGCGTGGAGGGCAGTG GGGAGCTGTTCCGGTGGAATGCTTCAGACCTAGGTGAGCCAGACTGTGGCCTGGGAAACAGGCCCTCTTCTGGTCGGCCCCTAAGCTCTCAGCTGTATGTGTGGGGCAGAGACCATCCTGAGATCTGGGAGACAGACCCTGCATGTCCTCCACCTAGGGGCCACAAGGAAG ACCTCACCGTGGCCCCTGGCTCTACACTCTGGCTGCCCTGTACGGTACCCCCTGCCTCCGTGGCCAGAGGCCCCATCTCCTGGACCCATGTGCACCCCAAGAGGTCTAACATCTCATTGCTGGGCCTAAACCTGAGGGAGGATGCCCCAGTCAGAGAGATGTGGGTCCTGGGCACCCTCAGGGGAGGGGCTGTTCTGTTGCTGCCCCAGGCCACAGCTCATGATGCTGGAACCTATCATTGTTACCATGGCAACACAACCATCAAGATGCGGCTGAAGGTCACTGCCCAGTCAG CAGTAAAGTATTGGCTCCTTAAGAACGGTGGCTGGAAAGTCCCTGTTGTGCCTTTAGTTTATCTGATCTTCTGCCTGAGTTCCGTGGTGGGCTTTCTTCATCTTCGAAGAG CCTTGATcctgaggaggaaaagaaagcgAATGGTTGATCCCACCAGAAG GTTCTTCAAAGTGACACCTGCCCCGGGAAGCGGCGCCCAGAACCAGTACGGCAACGTGCTCTCCCTTTCCACGCCCACCGCTGGCACGG GACGCGCCCTGCGGTGGGCTGCTGGCCTGGGGGCAGCTGTCCCGTCCTACGGAAACCCGCGCAGCAACGTCCCGGAGGCCAGAGCGGAGGGGTCCCGGAGCCCAACGGCAGCAG GCCCAGAAGAAGATGAAGGGGAGGCCTATGAGGAGCCAGACAGTGAGGAGGGCTCTGAATTCTACGAGAACGACTCCAAACTTGGACAGGACCAATTGTCTCTGG ATGGCAGTGGCTATGAGAACCCTGAGGATGAAGCCTTGGGTCCTGAGGATGAAGACTCCTTCTCCAACG CAGCTGAGTCTTATGAGAATGAGGATGAAGAGCTGGCCCAGCCAGTCACCAGGACAAGAG actTCCTGAGCCCTCAGGGATCAGCCTGGGACCCCAGCAGGGAAGCAACCTCCCTTG GGTCCCAGTCCTATGAGGATATGAGAGGGATCCTGTATGCAGCCCCCCAGCTCCGCTCCCTTCGGGGCCAGCCTGGTCCCAGTCACGAAGAAG ATGCAGACTCTTATGAGAACATGGATAATCCTGATGGGCCAGAACCAGCATGGGGAGGAGGGGGCCACATGGAGACCTGGAGCCCTAGGTGA
- the CD19 gene encoding B-lymphocyte antigen CD19 isoform X2 — MGAPGNLATMPPPLLFFFLLFLTPVGVRPQKPLLVKVKEGDAAVLLCPNVTREVLALSQNKLEAFTKLDRELPDLGIQLLILNVTDQMGGFYLCELGPPSEQAWQSGWTVSVEGSGELFRWNASDLGEPDCGLGNRPSSGRPLSSQLYVWGRDHPEIWETDPACPPPRGHKEDLTVAPGSTLWLPCTVPPASVARGPISWTHVHPKRSNISLLGLNLREDAPVREMWVLGTLRGGAVLLLPQATAHDAGTYHCYHGNTTIKMRLKVTAQSVKYWLLKNGGWKVPVVPLVYLIFCLSSVVGFLHLRRALILRRKRKRMVDPTRRFFKVTPAPGSGAQNQYGNVLSLSTPTAGTGRALRWAAGLGAAVPSYGNPRSNVPEARAEGSRSPTAAGPEEDEGEAYEEPDSEEGSEFYENDSKLGQDQLSLDGSGYENPEDEALGPEDEDSFSNAAESYENEDEELAQPVTRTRDFLSPQGSAWDPSREATSLGSQSYEDMRGILYAAPQLRSLRGQPGPSHEEDADSYENMDNPDGPEPAWGGGGHMETWSPR, encoded by the exons ATGGGTGCCCCAGGGAATCTGGCCACCATGccacctcctctcctcttcttcttcctcctcttccttacCCCTGTGGGGGTCAGGCCCCAGAAACCGCTGCTGGTGAAGGTTAAAG AAGGTGACGCTGCAGTGCTGCTGTGCCCCAATGTTACCCGTGAAGTGCTGGCCTTGTCTCAGAACAAGTTGGAAGCCTTCACAAAGCTGGACCGAGAGCTACCAGACCTGGGCATCCAGCTGCTCATCTTGAATGTCACTGACCAGATGGGGGGCTTCTACCTGTGCGAGCTGGGGCCCCCTTCTGAGCAGGCCTGGCAGTCTGGCTGGACAGTCAGCGTGGAGGGCAGTG GGGAGCTGTTCCGGTGGAATGCTTCAGACCTAGGTGAGCCAGACTGTGGCCTGGGAAACAGGCCCTCTTCTGGTCGGCCCCTAAGCTCTCAGCTGTATGTGTGGGGCAGAGACCATCCTGAGATCTGGGAGACAGACCCTGCATGTCCTCCACCTAGGGGCCACAAGGAAG ACCTCACCGTGGCCCCTGGCTCTACACTCTGGCTGCCCTGTACGGTACCCCCTGCCTCCGTGGCCAGAGGCCCCATCTCCTGGACCCATGTGCACCCCAAGAGGTCTAACATCTCATTGCTGGGCCTAAACCTGAGGGAGGATGCCCCAGTCAGAGAGATGTGGGTCCTGGGCACCCTCAGGGGAGGGGCTGTTCTGTTGCTGCCCCAGGCCACAGCTCATGATGCTGGAACCTATCATTGTTACCATGGCAACACAACCATCAAGATGCGGCTGAAGGTCACTGCCCAGTCAG TAAAGTATTGGCTCCTTAAGAACGGTGGCTGGAAAGTCCCTGTTGTGCCTTTAGTTTATCTGATCTTCTGCCTGAGTTCCGTGGTGGGCTTTCTTCATCTTCGAAGAG CCTTGATcctgaggaggaaaagaaagcgAATGGTTGATCCCACCAGAAG GTTCTTCAAAGTGACACCTGCCCCGGGAAGCGGCGCCCAGAACCAGTACGGCAACGTGCTCTCCCTTTCCACGCCCACCGCTGGCACGG GACGCGCCCTGCGGTGGGCTGCTGGCCTGGGGGCAGCTGTCCCGTCCTACGGAAACCCGCGCAGCAACGTCCCGGAGGCCAGAGCGGAGGGGTCCCGGAGCCCAACGGCAGCAG GCCCAGAAGAAGATGAAGGGGAGGCCTATGAGGAGCCAGACAGTGAGGAGGGCTCTGAATTCTACGAGAACGACTCCAAACTTGGACAGGACCAATTGTCTCTGG ATGGCAGTGGCTATGAGAACCCTGAGGATGAAGCCTTGGGTCCTGAGGATGAAGACTCCTTCTCCAACG CAGCTGAGTCTTATGAGAATGAGGATGAAGAGCTGGCCCAGCCAGTCACCAGGACAAGAG actTCCTGAGCCCTCAGGGATCAGCCTGGGACCCCAGCAGGGAAGCAACCTCCCTTG GGTCCCAGTCCTATGAGGATATGAGAGGGATCCTGTATGCAGCCCCCCAGCTCCGCTCCCTTCGGGGCCAGCCTGGTCCCAGTCACGAAGAAG ATGCAGACTCTTATGAGAACATGGATAATCCTGATGGGCCAGAACCAGCATGGGGAGGAGGGGGCCACATGGAGACCTGGAGCCCTAGGTGA